The genomic interval GACGTACCCTGACCACATCCACTCCGGCCGCGAAGACGCGGGATGTGCGCGGCCGCGGGGAGCATCGATCAGTGACGAGGAAGCTGATGACCGCGCCGGACCCGAACCTGCCGTACTCGACTGTCGTCTCCGCCGATGGCACCACCATCGCCTACCTCACCGTCGGCGACGGACCCGCGGTGATCGTCGTCCCCGGCGTATTGTCGGTTGCCAGCGGGTATCTGGCCTTCGCCCGGGCACTGGGCGCGCACTACACCGTGCATGTCATGCAGCGCCGCGGACGCGACGGGAGCGGACCGCAGGGCGCCGATTACAGCATCGGCAAGGAATGCGCGGACCTGCTCGCCCTGCGCGCCGAGACGGGGGCCGAACTGCTTGTCGGCCACAGTTACGGCGGTTTGGTGGCCCTGGAGTCCGCGCGCGGGTGTCCCGGCATCCGCAAGGTCGCGGTGTACGAACCGGGGCTGTCCATCGACGGTTCGATGCCCAGCGACTGGATGCTGGTGTACGAACGGAAACTCGCACAGCACAAGCCGTTCGACGCGTTCGTGGAATTCGTGCGGGCGCTGGGCCCGGAGTCGGTTCGCCGCACCCCGCGCTGGGTGATGCGCCGGATGATGCCGCTGGTCATGGCGGCGCCGGAGCGCGAACTGGTCACCGGGCTGCTGGCGGAGAATCTGCGCGAGCACCGCGAGATCGTGCGGCTGGACAACACCTACCCCTGCTACCGCGAGATCGAGGCCGAGGTGCTCTTCCTGCAGGGCGGCAAGGACCACGCGCCGCAGGCCGATATCGACCGGGCCACACTGGAATACGTCATACCCCGCTGCACGGGGCATCTGTTTCCGGATCTGGATCACTTCGGGCTGGACAAACACGCCCCGGAGCGGGTGGCCGGAGTCATCGGGACCTTCTTCTCCGGCTGACCCACCGGCGCGCGGAAAGGCCGAGTTCTCTTCGCCCCGGGTCAGGCCCGGCGGCGGACCGGTTCGCAGCAACCGGGGGCACAGGGCGCGCCGTTGGTGGTGCAGCCGTAGCCCGGTACTTCGCCGAGGCGACGGGGCGCGAGCCCCGCGAGGTGTTCGCGCACGAGTTCGGTGACCAGCTCGGCGAATCGGGGGTCGGGCCCCGGCGTGCCCGCGCGGGCGAAGGCCATGTCCAGCTCGGCGGCCTTCGCCCGCGCC from Nocardia wallacei carries:
- a CDS encoding alpha/beta fold hydrolase; the protein is MTRKLMTAPDPNLPYSTVVSADGTTIAYLTVGDGPAVIVVPGVLSVASGYLAFARALGAHYTVHVMQRRGRDGSGPQGADYSIGKECADLLALRAETGAELLVGHSYGGLVALESARGCPGIRKVAVYEPGLSIDGSMPSDWMLVYERKLAQHKPFDAFVEFVRALGPESVRRTPRWVMRRMMPLVMAAPERELVTGLLAENLREHREIVRLDNTYPCYREIEAEVLFLQGGKDHAPQADIDRATLEYVIPRCTGHLFPDLDHFGLDKHAPERVAGVIGTFFSG